The sequence TGTGTTTGACACAGTACATCATCATACAGATTTATGATGTCCCAAATCTTTTGATAATGACGGTTACGAGTAATATAGTCTTTTACTTTCTCTGTTTTTACAGAATCGGGGATAGTGGGAGGAGTAACAAACAGCAGGCTAATTTCCAAATCAAATTGTTCTTGAGTTATTGGAATAAAGGGGTTTATACCATCTTTGATGGAATTTCTGACGCTCGAAGCCCAATCAGCTATACCTAAAGGTGAACCGATAAATGCAAGGCTAAGTAACTGTTCTGGGTAACGCTGGCTGTAAAGAATGGCAATTGCTCCTCCCATAGAACTACCGGCTACGTCAAAGGAGTGAATTTCTAATTGATTCGTTAACTTGTGCAGCAGTTTAACCTGATTTTCTAGGGTATAGTCCCTCGTTGTGAATCCAATGCTGCTACCGTAGCCTGGTAAATCAGGAGCAATCGCCTGATAACCTGCCATACTCAACTGACACATCATGCTGCTCCACTGTTCTTTGTCGGCAAATAGTCCGTGGAGTAATAAGATAGGTTGTCCGGTGCCAACTTGGTTGTAGGATATCGTTCCATTACCAATAGGGGCGGAATAGGTGGCAATCGCGCAGCTTGAAGCGGACGCTGGACGATTCACACTAGCGTTACTCAACAATCCATATAGTATCAGAATCATTAAGAATGGTAGAATAACTAGTCTTTTCATAGTTATTTTTTAAGTTTGTGTTGCAAAAAGTTTTGGTT comes from Rivularia sp. PCC 7116 and encodes:
- a CDS encoding alpha/beta fold hydrolase yields the protein MKRLVILPFLMILILYGLLSNASVNRPASASSCAIATYSAPIGNGTISYNQVGTGQPILLLHGLFADKEQWSSMMCQLSMAGYQAIAPDLPGYGSSIGFTTRDYTLENQVKLLHKLTNQLEIHSFDVAGSSMGGAIAILYSQRYPEQLLSLAFIGSPLGIADWASSVRNSIKDGINPFIPITQEQFDLEISLLFVTPPTIPDSVKTEKVKDYITRNRHYQKIWDIINLYDDVLCQTQRRSPQLPTLAIWGIEDKIYDIRGASRLQRCIPRSQVIRLPKAGHLLLIENAKKATANYLQFLSKIKN